A genome region from Sceloporus undulatus isolate JIND9_A2432 ecotype Alabama chromosome 1, SceUnd_v1.1, whole genome shotgun sequence includes the following:
- the FEV gene encoding protein FEV produces MRRGAARTLLLDMYLPDPVGETLFKEGKSQASWGSLGPGVQKGSGQIQLWQFLLELLSDRANLNCIAWEGTNGEFKLLDPDEVARRWGERKSKPNMNYDKLSRALRYYYDKNIMTKVHGKRYAYKFDFQGLAQVCQPATPDHTLYKFQAPLPFSGISKLNIMASGVTPTSFSYWPGSTPTLYPSHGLQPSAPFGTMAASHINNMNSHYH; encoded by the exons ATGAGACGCGGCGCCGCCCGGACCCTCCTGCTCGATATGTACCTGCCAG ACCCAGTGGGCGAAACTCTGTTCAAGGAAGGCAAGAGCCAGGCGTCGTGGGGCTCCCTGGGGCCAGGCGTCCAGAAAG GCAGCGGGCAGATCCAGTTGTGGCAATTTCTGCTGGAACTGCTTTCGGACCGGGCCAACCTGAACTGCATCGCCTGGGAAGGCACCAATGGTGAATTCAAACTCCTGGATCCTGACGAAGTGGCACGGCGCTGGGGTGAGCGCAAGAGCAAGCCTAACATGAACTATGACAAACTCAGCCGGGCCCTACGCTATTATTATGACAAGAACATCATGACCAAGGTGCACGGAAAACGCTACGCTTATAAGTTTGACTTCCAAGGCCTTGCCCAAGTCTGCCAGCCAGCAACACCTGATCATACCCTCTACAAATTCCAGGCCCCCCTACCATTCTCTGGGATTTCCAAACTCAACATTATGGCCTCGGGTGTGACCCCGACCAGCTTCTCCTATTGGCCAGGTTCTACCCCAACCTTGTATCCCAGCCATGGCTTGCAGCCTTCAGCCCCTTTTGGTACCATGGCAGCCTCCCACATCAATAACATGAACAGCCACTACCACTAG